In the genome of uncultured Methanobrevibacter sp., the window AAACTTCACACAATTGGCAAGCATGATGATTAATCTCTACAGTACCCTTTCTTCTTCCTCTCAAGTCTCTTTTTATAAAGAATATCTCATGATTCCTATTTGTAAAGAACTCTTCCTTAAGCTTAATTGCTTCAAAATTACAGCTTTCAGCACATAATCCGCAGTATACACAGGAA includes:
- a CDS encoding 4Fe-4S dicluster domain-containing protein, producing the protein SCVYCGLCAESCNFEAIKLKEEFFTNRNHEIFFIKRDLRGRRKGTVEINHHACQLCEVCVKNCPVDALSVEDGKVVVNHDDCISCRNCEGICPVNAARVSTIWQFL